From the Aquitalea magnusonii genome, one window contains:
- a CDS encoding ATP-binding protein produces MRLVGLSRQIVLTMMAMALGVTLFLVLTSYAFYYLWLEYWPENFPGDTFYPTGPEWTWLIITALSALLAAALVAIKLSRRILLPLNSVIAGIRRLAQGDLTARAVSGDHQLGEATQLVDDFNVLASRLQQMTEEQAFWNAAIAHELRTPVTILRGRLQGLAEGVFAPDEAQFRRLLSQVEGLNQLIEDLRVVSLAESGHLSLRCQPVALQAEIRALAEMLHHPLAEAGQSLILDLQLTQVNCDPDRIGQALLALLENARLHALAGPVTIQLSRQAGINQLSVTDSGPGIAASLQALVFTAFRRAPDSKAPGSGLGLAVVAAIARAHGGQASCQRTPDGGTRFTLSWPEDCVTAPA; encoded by the coding sequence ATGAGACTGGTGGGGCTTAGCCGGCAGATTGTCCTGACGATGATGGCCATGGCCCTGGGCGTAACCCTGTTCCTGGTGCTGACTTCCTATGCTTTTTATTATCTGTGGCTTGAATACTGGCCCGAGAATTTTCCGGGAGACACTTTTTACCCCACCGGGCCGGAGTGGACCTGGCTGATCATCACCGCGCTGAGCGCGCTGCTGGCGGCGGCGCTGGTCGCCATCAAGCTGTCACGGCGCATCCTGCTACCGCTCAATTCCGTCATTGCCGGCATCCGGCGGCTGGCCCAGGGTGATCTGACGGCGCGCGCCGTGTCCGGTGATCACCAGTTGGGTGAAGCTACCCAACTGGTGGATGACTTCAATGTGCTGGCCAGCAGGCTGCAGCAGATGACCGAGGAGCAGGCATTCTGGAATGCCGCCATTGCGCATGAATTAAGGACGCCAGTCACCATTTTGCGTGGGCGGTTGCAAGGTCTGGCCGAAGGCGTGTTTGCGCCGGATGAGGCACAGTTCCGCCGCTTGCTCTCCCAGGTGGAGGGCCTGAATCAGTTGATTGAAGACTTGCGGGTGGTCAGCCTGGCCGAGAGCGGGCATTTGTCGCTGCGCTGCCAGCCGGTGGCGCTGCAGGCGGAAATCCGCGCGCTGGCGGAGATGCTGCATCACCCGCTGGCCGAGGCCGGACAATCTCTGATCCTCGACCTTCAACTGACACAGGTGAACTGCGATCCGGACCGGATTGGCCAGGCGCTGCTGGCCTTGCTGGAAAACGCCAGGCTGCATGCGCTTGCCGGGCCGGTCACTATCCAGCTAAGCCGTCAGGCAGGCATCAATCAGCTTAGCGTGACCGATAGCGGGCCTGGCATTGCCGCATCCTTGCAAGCCCTGGTTTTTACCGCATTCCGGCGGGCGCCAGACAGCAAGGCTCCGGGCAGCGGGCTGGGACTGGCGGTGGTGGCGGCCATTGCGCGGGCGCATGGCGGGCAGGCAAGTTGCCAGCGCACGCCGGACGGGGGGACCCGCTTTACCCTAAGCTGGCCGGAGGACTGCGTCACCGCGCCAGCTTAG
- a CDS encoding methyl-accepting chemotaxis protein, with protein sequence MFSQLSVKQKLLGGFTLVIMLLFILLGVAIFNMKIINSKIMDMTQDRYPKISLVNSITVKSMDMGRQIRNAVLFANENADEYVSKVTDLDKSQDEDLAKIAPMLSTEKGKAMFAKLQEQNLALTAALEQVYPLIRSHKSAEAAILLKQKVAPANNTFMASLKEFAAFQEELMQKSMQDASRAYQDAMVSMMTVGGMALLLAVACALFIARLITLPLQKSARLVEQIRQGNLTGQDEDYPKARDEAIQIARGIQEMRSGLREIVQSIQQNAHNVSDSARELSSMAEQVASGAQHQAEATSEAAATIEQLTVSINHVADNSDEAKRQSLQTGSLARDGGKEVIDSVARIKDVSQAVSGTSTQMNMLSNEVQKIDSIVTVIRDVADQTNLLALNAAIEAARAGEMGRGFAVVADEVRKLAERTTSSAQEITQMINSIQHGVSRVVGSMDSSLDSVQAVTSSTELASQTITRIGNSTHAIERSIANITDALGEQRTASQSLAQNMERVSHMAEENSATVEELATTSAQLSALSHNLQSITARFQV encoded by the coding sequence ATGTTTAGCCAATTATCCGTAAAACAGAAACTGCTCGGGGGTTTTACCCTGGTCATCATGCTGTTGTTCATCCTGCTGGGCGTGGCGATTTTCAATATGAAAATCATCAACAGCAAAATCATGGACATGACGCAGGACCGCTACCCCAAGATATCCCTGGTCAACAGCATTACCGTGAAATCAATGGATATGGGCCGTCAGATCCGCAATGCGGTGTTGTTTGCTAACGAAAATGCCGACGAGTATGTGAGCAAAGTCACCGACCTGGACAAATCGCAGGATGAGGATCTGGCCAAGATAGCGCCTATGCTTTCCACCGAAAAAGGCAAGGCCATGTTTGCCAAACTGCAAGAGCAGAACCTGGCATTGACTGCCGCGCTGGAGCAGGTCTACCCCTTGATTCGCAGCCACAAATCGGCTGAGGCAGCCATTCTGTTGAAACAGAAAGTTGCTCCGGCCAACAATACCTTTATGGCCAGCCTGAAGGAGTTTGCCGCCTTTCAGGAAGAGCTGATGCAAAAATCGATGCAGGATGCCTCTCGCGCCTATCAGGATGCCATGGTCAGCATGATGACGGTGGGAGGGATGGCCCTGTTGCTGGCGGTGGCCTGTGCCTTGTTCATTGCCCGGCTCATCACCCTGCCGCTGCAGAAATCTGCCCGCCTGGTAGAGCAAATCCGTCAAGGCAACCTGACCGGCCAGGATGAGGACTACCCCAAGGCGCGTGACGAAGCCATACAGATCGCCCGCGGCATCCAGGAAATGCGCAGCGGCCTGCGCGAAATCGTACAGTCCATCCAACAGAATGCACACAATGTGTCGGACTCCGCCCGTGAGCTGTCCAGCATGGCAGAGCAAGTGGCCAGCGGCGCGCAGCACCAGGCCGAAGCCACGTCGGAAGCCGCCGCCACCATCGAACAATTGACCGTCAGCATCAATCATGTGGCGGACAATTCCGACGAGGCCAAACGCCAGTCCTTGCAGACCGGCAGCCTGGCCCGTGACGGTGGCAAGGAAGTGATTGATTCAGTGGCCCGTATCAAGGATGTCAGCCAGGCGGTCAGCGGCACCTCCACCCAGATGAATATGCTGAGCAATGAGGTGCAAAAGATTGACAGCATCGTCACCGTGATTCGCGATGTTGCCGACCAGACCAATCTCCTGGCGCTGAACGCCGCCATCGAAGCCGCCCGCGCCGGCGAAATGGGACGAGGCTTTGCCGTGGTGGCCGACGAGGTGCGCAAACTGGCGGAACGCACCACCTCTTCGGCACAGGAAATCACCCAGATGATCAACTCCATCCAGCATGGCGTCAGCCGCGTGGTGGGCAGCATGGACTCCAGCCTGGACAGCGTGCAGGCTGTCACCAGCAGCACCGAACTGGCCTCGCAAACCATCACCCGTATTGGCAACAGCACCCATGCAATCGAACGCAGCATTGCCAATATCACCGATGCACTGGGTGAGCAGCGCACCGCCAGCCAAAGCCTGGCACAAAACATGGAGCGGGTATCACATATGGCGGAGGAAAACAGCGCCACGGTAGAGGAGCTGGCAACCACATCGGCGCAACTGAGCGCGCTGTCGCATAACCTGCAAAGCATCACCGCACGCTTTCAGGTATAG
- a CDS encoding response regulator produces MTNDLQTVGSTVPLKQAVILIAEDEVEIAEIIAAYLERSGLRSLHARNGREALAMHLSHKPDLLLLDVQMPELDGWRVLSEVRLRGDTPVIMLTAMDQDIDKLMGLRLGADDYVVKPFNPAEVVARTQAVLRRATPRPGSPATQRIRVKPLQIDQERHEVLADIAGQLLPLELTLTEYKLLLQLARSPKRVFSRGELLAHCLPESDALERTVDSHISKLRKKLEALGIRGIPAGVRGVGYRFGGEP; encoded by the coding sequence GTGACGAACGACTTGCAGACCGTGGGCAGCACCGTGCCGCTGAAACAGGCGGTGATCCTGATCGCAGAAGACGAAGTGGAAATTGCAGAAATCATTGCCGCCTATCTGGAACGCAGCGGATTGCGCAGCCTGCATGCCAGAAACGGACGAGAGGCCCTGGCCATGCATCTGAGCCACAAGCCGGACCTGTTGCTGCTGGATGTGCAGATGCCAGAGCTGGATGGCTGGCGGGTATTGTCTGAAGTGCGGCTGCGCGGCGATACCCCGGTGATCATGCTGACCGCGATGGACCAGGACATCGACAAGCTGATGGGCTTGCGCCTGGGGGCTGACGATTATGTGGTCAAGCCTTTCAACCCTGCCGAGGTGGTGGCGCGGACCCAGGCGGTGCTACGGCGCGCCACGCCCAGGCCGGGCAGCCCGGCCACGCAGCGCATCCGGGTGAAGCCCTTGCAGATTGATCAGGAGCGCCATGAGGTGCTGGCTGATATTGCCGGGCAATTGCTGCCGCTGGAGCTGACATTGACCGAATACAAATTGCTGCTGCAACTGGCCCGCTCGCCCAAGCGCGTTTTCAGCCGTGGCGAACTGCTGGCCCACTGCCTGCCCGAGAGCGATGCGCTGGAGCGTACGGTGGACAGCCATATCAGCAAGCTGCGCAAAAAGCTGGAAGCACTGGGCATTCGCGGCATCCCAGCCGGTGTCCGCGGCGTGGGCTACCGCTTTGGAGGTGAGCCATGA
- a CDS encoding efflux RND transporter periplasmic adaptor subunit: MQLDPFIRLGGIAALLALLTACDQAETAESPTLPQVTTVVLSPGRLELSEDLPGRVAPLRMAEIRPQISGIVQQRLFEQGGEVRAGQALFRINPAPLMAERDTALAALQRAEAVLARARLQAQRLEPLVQADAISRQVYDDAVSQREQAAADVAQARATLQRKKLELKYATVDAPISGRIDQALVTEGALVSSNDASPMARIQQIDKVYVDVRRPAASLEALQQALGNRDGNGQSGLPVTLLRSDGTAYETKGRILFSGINVDAGTGDVLLRVQVDNPKRQLLPGMYVRARVPLAHYSNALTLPQQAVIHSAGKTQVWTVDGHNKAHLTPVRVGELVNRHYRVVAGLIKGQQVVVEGMDRLSDGAQLAVRRYFAPAQPLAD; encoded by the coding sequence ATGCAGCTTGACCCGTTTATCCGCCTTGGCGGCATTGCCGCCCTGCTTGCCCTGCTCACCGCATGCGATCAGGCAGAAACCGCGGAGTCACCCACCCTGCCACAAGTCACCACCGTAGTGCTCAGTCCAGGCCGACTGGAACTGAGCGAAGACCTGCCCGGCCGCGTTGCACCGCTGCGGATGGCGGAAATCCGGCCGCAAATCAGCGGCATCGTCCAGCAGCGGCTGTTTGAACAAGGTGGCGAAGTCCGCGCCGGGCAGGCGCTGTTCCGTATCAATCCGGCACCGCTGATGGCCGAACGCGATACTGCGCTGGCCGCGCTGCAAAGGGCGGAAGCGGTGCTGGCCCGCGCCCGGTTGCAGGCGCAGCGGCTGGAACCGCTGGTGCAGGCCGATGCGATCAGCCGGCAAGTTTACGATGACGCGGTTTCCCAGCGCGAACAGGCTGCCGCTGATGTGGCCCAGGCGCGCGCCACGCTGCAGCGGAAAAAACTGGAGCTCAAATACGCCACCGTGGATGCACCGATCTCCGGCCGTATCGACCAGGCACTGGTCACCGAAGGTGCGCTGGTAAGCAGTAACGATGCCAGCCCGATGGCGCGCATCCAGCAGATTGACAAGGTGTATGTCGATGTACGCCGTCCGGCCGCCTCGCTTGAAGCATTGCAGCAAGCCCTGGGCAATCGGGACGGCAATGGCCAGAGCGGGCTGCCGGTAACGCTTCTGCGCAGCGATGGCACTGCCTATGAAACCAAGGGGCGCATTCTGTTTTCCGGCATCAATGTCGATGCCGGCACCGGCGATGTGCTGTTGCGCGTGCAGGTGGACAACCCGAAGCGCCAATTGCTGCCAGGCATGTACGTGCGCGCCAGGGTGCCGCTGGCGCATTACAGCAATGCGCTAACCCTGCCGCAGCAGGCGGTCATCCATTCCGCGGGAAAAACCCAGGTCTGGACTGTCGATGGCCACAACAAGGCGCATCTGACCCCGGTCAGGGTTGGCGAGCTGGTCAACCGCCATTACCGCGTTGTCGCCGGGCTGATCAAGGGGCAGCAGGTGGTGGTGGAAGGGATGGATCGCCTGAGCGATGGCGCACAGCTTGCTGTGCGGCGCTATTTTGCTCCGGCACAACCTCTGGCTGATTAA